AGGAGGTAATCTGTATTGTGCCGGTAAGCGTGCGGTGAATAAAACACTGGCCGGCAATAGAGAGCAGCCGTTGCCGTTGTTCGTCACTAAGTGGTCCGCCCAGTGTAATGCGACGGTTCATTACGCTGGTGTTGTTGGGGGCATCGCGTTCAAATGTAACGTTGGCTTCCACGTGTTCAAGCGGCCAGTTCTTACGGTCGGCATACATGCGCAGGGTTACGCACGTACATGTGGAGAGTGCCGCGCAAAGCAGTTCGGGCGGCGAAA
The genomic region above belongs to Bacteroidota bacterium and contains:
- a CDS encoding OsmC family protein yields the protein MDTVTGRIGTEKYKTLLSNGRHQLIADEPETAGGTDLGFSPPELLCAALSTCTCVTLRMYADRKNWPLEHVEANVTFERDAPNNTSVMNRRITLGGPLSDEQRQRLLSIAGQCFIHRTLTGTIQITSWLDQP